From a single Triplophysa rosa linkage group LG1, Trosa_1v2, whole genome shotgun sequence genomic region:
- the carm1l gene encoding histone-arginine methyltransferase CARM1 isoform X4: protein MGENQMSFSVTLVFLNENDIEQNLMDSTDSQHQKHTLHVSRELDDPSFTVNDEFLNFHRRLRSWNDLRRNQSVFHQRTEDSSALHFQFYSCLSQHQNKLQDYHRIATYQKAILLNDVDFKDKVVLDVGCGTGILSFFAVQAGARRVYAVEASSVAKYAEILVKSNNMSDRITILSGKIEEVSCPENVDIIISEPIGYMLLNERMLESYLHAKTWLKPKGMMFPTNSDIHFAPFTDEQLYMEHHARSSFWTQSSFYGVNLGGLHSFAADEFFRQPIVDTFDGHILMARTVKYSIRFLEAKEEDLHQMEIPFVFKMLQTGLIHGLAFWFDVAFVGSRTTVWLSTAPNEPLTHWYQVRCLLQTPLFAKMGQTLSGHVQLIANKRQSYDIHITAVVDQSGFKSGNTLDLKNLFFRYA from the exons ATGGGAGAGAATCAGATGAGTTTCTCTGTCACTCTGGTATTTTTGAATGAAAATGATATCGAGCAAAATCTGATGGATTCTACAGACAGTCAACATCAGAAACATACACTTCATGTCAGCAGAGAGCTGGATGATCCTTCGTTCACCGTTAATGACG AATTTCTGAACTTCCACAGAAGGCTAAGGTCATGGAACGACCTCAGGAGAAACCAGTCTGTGTTTCACCAGAGAACAGAAGATTCATCTGCACTACACTTCCAG TTCTATAGTTGTCTGTCACAACACCAGAACAAGCTACAGGATTATCACAGAATTGCAACATACCAAAAAGCCATTTTGCTCAACGATGTTGACTTCAAAGATaaa gTGGTTCTAGACGTGGGTTGTGGAACAGGAATATTGTCTTTCTTTGCTGTCCAAGCTGGAGCTAGGAGAGTATACGCGGTGGAGGCCAGTTCTGTGGCCAAATATGCAGAA ATTCTGGTAAAAAGCAACAACATGTCTGACAGGATCACCATTTTGTCAGGGAAGATTGAGGAGGTTTCCTGCCCTGAGAATGTGGATATCATCATCTCAGAGCCCATAGGCTACATGCTTCTCAACGAAAGGATGCTAGAGAGCTATCTACATGCCAAAACCTGGTTGAAACCCAAAG GAATGATGTTCCCAACCAACAGTGACATACACTTTGCGCCTTTCACTGATGAACAACTTTACATGGAACACCATGCCCGCTCCAGCTTCTG GACCCAGAGCAGTTTCTATGGTGTGAATTTGGGTGGACTTCATTCATTTGCTGCGGACGAGTTCTTCAGGCAGCCAATAGTT GACACGTTTGATGGACACATTCTCATGGCCAGGACTGTGAAGTACAGTATCAGATTTCTGGAGGCAAAAGAGGAAGATTTACATCA GATGGAAATTCCTTTTgtctttaaaatgctacagACGGGATTGATTCATGGGCTTGCATTCTGGTTTGATGTGGCCTTTGTTGGCTCAAG GACAACAGTATGGCTGTCCACTGCTCCTAATGAACCTCTGACTCACTGGTATCAGGTGCGATGTCTTCTCCAGACTCCTCTTTTTGCCAAAATGGGACAGACATTATCTGGACATGTCCAGCTAATAGCCAACAAAAG ACAGAGCTATGACATTCATATAACCGCTGTGGTTGATCAGTCTGGATTTAAATCTGGGAACACGCTGGAtttgaaaaatctttttttccg GTATGCCTGA
- the carm1l gene encoding histone-arginine methyltransferase CARM1 isoform X2 — MGENQMSFSVTLVFLNENDIEQNLMDSTDSQHQKHTLHVSRELDDPSFTVNDGDGVCVLKFSITWETECCRVATRSFLITLGCFSILLCFTTQSEFLNFHRRLRSWNDLRRNQSVFHQRTEDSSALHFQFYSCLSQHQNKLQDYHRIATYQKAILLNDVDFKDKVVLDVGCGTGILSFFAVQAGARRVYAVEASSVAKYAEILVKSNNMSDRITILSGKIEEVSCPENVDIIISEPIGYMLLNERMLESYLHAKTWLKPKGMMFPTNSDIHFAPFTDEQLYMEHHARSSFWTQSSFYGVNLGGLHSFAADEFFRQPIVDTFDGHILMARTVKYSIRFLEAKEEDLHQMEIPFVFKMLQTGLIHGLAFWFDVAFVGSRTTVWLSTAPNEPLTHWYQVRCLLQTPLFAKMGQTLSGHVQLIANKRQSYDIHITAVVDQSGFKSGNTLDLKNLFFRYA, encoded by the exons ATGGGAGAGAATCAGATGAGTTTCTCTGTCACTCTGGTATTTTTGAATGAAAATGATATCGAGCAAAATCTGATGGATTCTACAGACAGTCAACATCAGAAACATACACTTCATGTCAGCAGAGAGCTGGATGATCCTTCGTTCACCGTTAATGACG GTGATGGGGTTTGTGTTCTAAAATTCTCAATCACATGGGAGACAGAGTGTTGTCGTGTAGCCACCCGCTCATTTCTAATAACATTGGGCTGTTTCAGTATACTTCTTTGCTTCACAACTCAGTCAG AATTTCTGAACTTCCACAGAAGGCTAAGGTCATGGAACGACCTCAGGAGAAACCAGTCTGTGTTTCACCAGAGAACAGAAGATTCATCTGCACTACACTTCCAG TTCTATAGTTGTCTGTCACAACACCAGAACAAGCTACAGGATTATCACAGAATTGCAACATACCAAAAAGCCATTTTGCTCAACGATGTTGACTTCAAAGATaaa gTGGTTCTAGACGTGGGTTGTGGAACAGGAATATTGTCTTTCTTTGCTGTCCAAGCTGGAGCTAGGAGAGTATACGCGGTGGAGGCCAGTTCTGTGGCCAAATATGCAGAA ATTCTGGTAAAAAGCAACAACATGTCTGACAGGATCACCATTTTGTCAGGGAAGATTGAGGAGGTTTCCTGCCCTGAGAATGTGGATATCATCATCTCAGAGCCCATAGGCTACATGCTTCTCAACGAAAGGATGCTAGAGAGCTATCTACATGCCAAAACCTGGTTGAAACCCAAAG GAATGATGTTCCCAACCAACAGTGACATACACTTTGCGCCTTTCACTGATGAACAACTTTACATGGAACACCATGCCCGCTCCAGCTTCTG GACCCAGAGCAGTTTCTATGGTGTGAATTTGGGTGGACTTCATTCATTTGCTGCGGACGAGTTCTTCAGGCAGCCAATAGTT GACACGTTTGATGGACACATTCTCATGGCCAGGACTGTGAAGTACAGTATCAGATTTCTGGAGGCAAAAGAGGAAGATTTACATCA GATGGAAATTCCTTTTgtctttaaaatgctacagACGGGATTGATTCATGGGCTTGCATTCTGGTTTGATGTGGCCTTTGTTGGCTCAAG GACAACAGTATGGCTGTCCACTGCTCCTAATGAACCTCTGACTCACTGGTATCAGGTGCGATGTCTTCTCCAGACTCCTCTTTTTGCCAAAATGGGACAGACATTATCTGGACATGTCCAGCTAATAGCCAACAAAAG ACAGAGCTATGACATTCATATAACCGCTGTGGTTGATCAGTCTGGATTTAAATCTGGGAACACGCTGGAtttgaaaaatctttttttccg GTATGCCTGA
- the carm1l gene encoding histone-arginine methyltransferase CARM1 isoform X3 gives MGENQMSFSVTLVFLNENDIEQNLMDSTDSQHQKHTLHVSRELDDPSFTVNDGDGVCVLKFSITWETECCRVATRSFLITLGCFSILLCFTTQSEFLNFHRRLRSWNDLRRNQSVFHQRTEDSSALHFQFYSCLSQHQNKLQDYHRIATYQKAILLNDVDFKDKVVLDVGCGTGILSFFAVQAGARRVYAVEASSVAKYAEILVKSNNMSDRITILSGKIEEVSCPENVDIIISEPIGYMLLNERMLESYLHAKTWLKPKGMMFPTNSDIHFAPFTDEQLYMEHHARSSFWTQSSFYGVNLGGLHSFAADEFFRQPIVDTFDGHILMARTVKYSIRFLEAKEEDLHQMEIPFVFKMLQTGLIHGLAFWFDVAFVGSRTTVWLSTAPNEPLTHWYQVRCLLQTPLFAKMGQTLSGHVQLIANKRQSYDIHITAVVDQSGFKSGNTLDLKNLFFR, from the exons ATGGGAGAGAATCAGATGAGTTTCTCTGTCACTCTGGTATTTTTGAATGAAAATGATATCGAGCAAAATCTGATGGATTCTACAGACAGTCAACATCAGAAACATACACTTCATGTCAGCAGAGAGCTGGATGATCCTTCGTTCACCGTTAATGACG GTGATGGGGTTTGTGTTCTAAAATTCTCAATCACATGGGAGACAGAGTGTTGTCGTGTAGCCACCCGCTCATTTCTAATAACATTGGGCTGTTTCAGTATACTTCTTTGCTTCACAACTCAGTCAG AATTTCTGAACTTCCACAGAAGGCTAAGGTCATGGAACGACCTCAGGAGAAACCAGTCTGTGTTTCACCAGAGAACAGAAGATTCATCTGCACTACACTTCCAG TTCTATAGTTGTCTGTCACAACACCAGAACAAGCTACAGGATTATCACAGAATTGCAACATACCAAAAAGCCATTTTGCTCAACGATGTTGACTTCAAAGATaaa gTGGTTCTAGACGTGGGTTGTGGAACAGGAATATTGTCTTTCTTTGCTGTCCAAGCTGGAGCTAGGAGAGTATACGCGGTGGAGGCCAGTTCTGTGGCCAAATATGCAGAA ATTCTGGTAAAAAGCAACAACATGTCTGACAGGATCACCATTTTGTCAGGGAAGATTGAGGAGGTTTCCTGCCCTGAGAATGTGGATATCATCATCTCAGAGCCCATAGGCTACATGCTTCTCAACGAAAGGATGCTAGAGAGCTATCTACATGCCAAAACCTGGTTGAAACCCAAAG GAATGATGTTCCCAACCAACAGTGACATACACTTTGCGCCTTTCACTGATGAACAACTTTACATGGAACACCATGCCCGCTCCAGCTTCTG GACCCAGAGCAGTTTCTATGGTGTGAATTTGGGTGGACTTCATTCATTTGCTGCGGACGAGTTCTTCAGGCAGCCAATAGTT GACACGTTTGATGGACACATTCTCATGGCCAGGACTGTGAAGTACAGTATCAGATTTCTGGAGGCAAAAGAGGAAGATTTACATCA GATGGAAATTCCTTTTgtctttaaaatgctacagACGGGATTGATTCATGGGCTTGCATTCTGGTTTGATGTGGCCTTTGTTGGCTCAAG GACAACAGTATGGCTGTCCACTGCTCCTAATGAACCTCTGACTCACTGGTATCAGGTGCGATGTCTTCTCCAGACTCCTCTTTTTGCCAAAATGGGACAGACATTATCTGGACATGTCCAGCTAATAGCCAACAAAAG ACAGAGCTATGACATTCATATAACCGCTGTGGTTGATCAGTCTGGATTTAAATCTGGGAACACGCTGGAtttgaaaaatctttttttccgGTAA